The Myxococcota bacterium sequence AGGCGGCACGCTGCCGGGCCGAGCTCCTTGGGCCCGAGCAGCTCGCGCACGTCCTCGGCCGTGAGCGGCGACGGGTCATTGCCCGCGAGCTGCTCGGCGCGCCCGCTCATGCGGTCCAGGATCGTCCGGCAGCGCTCGACCTCGGAGCGCAGGAGCTTCGCGTCATCGGCCAGCGAGGGGAGCGGCGCACGCTCCTCGACCGCGCGCGACAGGTCGCGGGCGATGACTGCGATCGTCCCGAGCGGCGAGCCCAGCTCGTGCGCCGCGCCGGCCGCGAGGGTCGTGAGAGAAGCGAGCCGCGCGTTGCGCGCCGCCAGCTCACCGATGCGGCGCAGCTCCGCCTCGCGCGCGCGCAGCGTCCGGGCGATGCGCCCGATGAAGAAGGTGATGACCACCGCAACCACGGCGACGGCGACCCACATGCCGAGCGCGTGGAGCTGCAGCGACCCGCCCTCGCTCACGGGCCCGTGCCAGAAGTGGCGGGGCTCGTGCCAGTGGAACATCAGCGCGTAGCCTGCCGCCGACAGCGCTGCGATCCCCCAAGTGACTCGACCGCTGCCCAGCATGGCGGCCATGGCCACGTGGATGGCATAGATCGCGCTGAACGGGTTGTCCGGCCCGCCGCTCTGCTGGAGCAGGAACGTGAACAGGAGCGTGTCGAGCACGAGCGCCGAGGCCGCGACGCCGGACGCGCGCTCCGGGGGAACGCGCAGCCACACGAGCGGCAGATTGGAGAGCGCCGTGATCGCGGGAACGAGCGCGAGCTGCGCGTAGGGCAGCGGCGCCTCCAAGCCGTAGCGCGCGACCGAGAGCGCCACGCACTGGCCCGCCGCGGCGATGAAGCGCAGCGGCACCAGCCAGCGCAGCACGAGGCCGGCGGGGGACTCCGCCGCGAGCGGCGCGCGCGGCTCAGGGGAGGGGAGTGACATCGCGCCCATCATCGTAGCGCGCCGCGAGCTATTGGTTCTGATGCCAGACGATCGTGGTGCCGGTGTGCACCCCGGTCCCGTTCAGCCCGGTGTAGCAGTGGTAGGTCAGCGTGTAGCTGTCGGCTCCCGCGCCCGTCTTGTAGACGATCACGTCGAAGACGCCGCTCGTGCCGTTCACGTAGGTCTGGGGGCTCGGGTTCGTGTCGCCGCTGGTGGGGTCGACCTCGTTGGTGGTCTGCGATCCGCGCTGACCCTGCACGCCGACCAGCGGCGCGCTGCCCGACGTGGTGTCCTGGATCTGCAGGATGAGTGACTGGGGCGGCCCGCTGCCGTCGTCGGAGCAGGTGACCTGGTAGAAATCCGTCGCCGAAGCCGCGGCGCCGAGCGCTCCGGTCTGGGTGTGCGCGGCCGCGCCCGTGGCGAGGGCGAGCGCGAAGGCGATAGCGAGCGCGTACCTCACGACGCGCGCCTCCGCG is a genomic window containing:
- a CDS encoding HAMP domain-containing sensor histidine kinase: MSLPSPEPRAPLAAESPAGLVLRWLVPLRFIAAAGQCVALSVARYGLEAPLPYAQLALVPAITALSNLPLVWLRVPPERASGVAASALVLDTLLFTFLLQQSGGPDNPFSAIYAIHVAMAAMLGSGRVTWGIAALSAAGYALMFHWHEPRHFWHGPVSEGGSLQLHALGMWVAVAVVAVVITFFIGRIARTLRAREAELRRIGELAARNARLASLTTLAAGAAHELGSPLGTIAVIARDLSRAVEERAPLPSLADDAKLLRSEVERCRTILDRMSGRAEQLAGNDPSPLTAEDVRELLGPKELGPAACRLLVEIAAPPGAQLGLRSDFQAVVLPLVHNSLEASRAAPVRVRVALDGGQIEVRVRDEGHGMSPEVLERAGEPFFTTRPPGRGTGLGLFVVRLHAERLGGKLELESTPDRGTTALAAWPVAP